AAAGCACACACGTAGAGCATGCGGCGACTCTCAGTGGTCTGAGCAACACTCTCTTGTAGGCCCCCGTCttccccttctctctctctctctctctttcacacTACGACTCTACTATTGTTTTCCCCggatcaataattaaatacctCCACTGAtaacaacaatttaaattGTGCGTTGGATTTTCtctattgatttaaaatttgtattaacAGATAATATGTAAGTATTCTGTAACTGGATTTATAATTACGACTCCGACCGAATGAGTAGGTTGTATGGTATGGGTCTATACGATTTTAGAAATTGGATGCTTTGGTTGTACGGTATGGgtatatatgattttagaaATGGAGtggttgtgttttcttttgtgtAACTGTAACGTATGGACATTCATTAACGTACGTAATTTGAATGTTGAGTTTCAGGACTTTGGGTCTATGAAGCGATCAATTCCAGTTGAGGTTCAAACTGCAAAACCTCAAAAGGTGtctatgtacatatatacttGCATTTGCATCTTTTTAGCCATTGAATATTCCAACCCATGTCCAAATCCTGATTCGGTGTTGTCCAAAAGGCTTTAAGTGCTCAAACCAAACGCTTTGTCTCTTGTCATAAATGTGAGTCCCAAATTTTCTTTCTGGATAAGACTTTCCCATCCCACTTCCATTTTTAAGATAACaacaacagaaaaaagaacaaaatcaaacacaatCTCATCTCATGAAACGAGTGATCTACATATGTTGCGTACTTGATATTCATTCATTTCAAGACGTTTCTACATTTATTACATACTAATTGCTTCCGACTCCACCGACTTAAATTTCACTCCCAGTACTCCAAATGCATTACTACAAAGCATCTTGCATTATAATTCTGGTAAAAggattaatttctttttcaactcTGATTGGAccaaaaatctgaaaaatgaGATAAGTGAGGATAAGTactataaacaaaaatacaaaaaaaaaaaaaaaactactttAGGTGGTGAGTGGcatattatcaattaaagCAAGATGGAGAGAAGAATATGATGATAAgttaaaatcaattacaatgTAATGTCAGTGTCCCACTGAACAAAAGCTAAGTCTTCATAAGTTGGATATATGTACCATTTTCTGAAGATGGTGTAATGGATAGACAGAGAGTGAACAAGACCACAACCTCTGTTTGTCCGACAAGATAAAAAGATAAGGCTCAGTCCTTTGACCCTTCTTTTGCAGCCTAACCCCCCCTTCACAAACTCTGCCCATAATTTCATcgtttcttaattaattatatattataacaattgtttattttttataattaatgtataatttaaagataataattgatttatatgataagtatatcatatttattatgtgattggtttCATTCTACCAAACTCTATtcagtaaaaattttatgagtaccaaattatatatgtaagcAGATATTTTGTGATTTGGTGTGTACATTGTTTGGAAAGTTGAAACTAACAAATCTTAATGATTCTTAGTGTTCCCAAAATATCATAACTAACTGTTAAAAGGTTTAATGTGTTCATGATCTTGGTGATTGTCAAAATAGATGCAATCGGGTCTAGATTCATTGAATCAAAAGTGCCATATCCATGACCATAAATAGGCACGAATCATTCAAGATTTCATCAACTTTTATGATTTGtgagtttaaaaattattgacgagggttgtaattatttaaatttaatttatgtgatTTAATAACGGATAAAGTTTACGAGCTCAATTCGATCCCCCTGTCCGGACCATCTTATATTCTACTATTTCCATAAATGATCATAGAAACCTTACGGCGGACCGGTAGaaatttacttaaaattaGATAGAAGAAACAATCTTGAATTGAGATggattaaatttcaaaatcctattgatgtatatatatatgttatgtgtataaaacatttacatttattaaatacgATCGAATCATGTATAGAATGaaacaaaagatgtaataataatttagaataaaaaattcaatacgCATTAACACCATTTTTAAGACAATTCTACGAATTTTTGAACATTTAAGGATGGAACAAACATTAAATTGCGAGTGTATTTATGTCAACTATAAAGATTTTAATTATGGGGAAGAGGAGAGTGAAGAGATAAAGGCAGCAACTGAGTTAATGCAGCCCAGCCACCTAAacattgagagagagagagagagagagagagatgaataAACAAACGGCGGCGAAACAGCACAGTTGAGATTGAAGgcgggggagggggaggggggagtGGGAGTGGCAGGGATCGTTATTATCCACTAGGTATTCGTGGCAGTAATATGTTGGGAGTTGAAATCATGGGCCCACTCCCCAGCACCGATTTTTCCACGTGGCATCTCTCTGTTTGatttacccccccccccccccccccccccaaaaaagaaaaataaattaaagtatacTTAGTTACAGATGTGAGAGGGAGGAgaggagggagagagagatcGTTCGccacatacatacataaatacatacatacatacacatcTTCTCTATATCTATCTATGTATGCGAAATGGAGAAGATGcataaacgtaataataataaataaagttttatgtttttcttttaatataatccCCTTTGTCTTGCATACATtaatttctttcatatatatacataatacatAATAAGAGATCATTCACGTGTCttgctctctttttttctttcctcacctcttttttttctttttccttttcccatCCGATTTCGCTTTTTCTTCTGAGGTTTCTGTTTGTTTCTGGGAAAAGATTCTCGGCGGTTACGTTTTCTTGACGGTgggggatatatatatatacgagaCGGCTCTCGTTAACCCAAACCTCTCATTCTGATATCAAGAATTTACACAAGAGAGTGGGGAGAAAGAGATAGACAGACAGAATGGAAGGAGGAAAGCAATCGGGTTCTTCATTTGCTTCTGATCTTTTCGGGGCAAAGGATTCTTCTACAGCTGCTTCGTCTTCTGGAATTTTTGGTTCCATTTTTCCTCCTCCGCCCAAGGTAATAAAGACCGTCCTTTTTTGTTGTTCTATCATTCTGCTATGAGTTTTTGATCGggttttgcttcattttataatatgcCCTCTACATTCTCATAGTTTTAATGGGATCGTGTTGATGGCTGACGGTTTTGTCATAGTATAATATATGTACAGTCCCATGATTGCATGGAGTTGGCTGTTTGATGCCTTTTTCGACTGCGAGGGGGCTTGATTTTGTTCTGTTGCATGTAATGTTTGTGAtggatttctttctttgttttgagTTTGAAATCTTTTGGAGTGTTAAGAAAAGTTATTTAATACCATTAAAGCTCGCCTTTTTCGGGGATAAACCTCAAAAGATTGTTTTTCTTTGGTCGGCCTGAGggggaaaaataaaagctaaaattttgaatttgccTATAGTTGCAATGAATATTTCAGACACCATTGTTTCTTATGCAGGTGAAgtaattctgaaaaaaattcatgaattgGTTCGATTTAAATCTAGTACTTGGCATTTCAATTCTTCTTGCTAAGCTTTTTGGGTTGTGCTATTGTTTGTTGTCTCCACTTTAGGTCATGGGACAAGAGTCGGTGCGTTCGTCCGAAGCTGATAAGAAGAATGACTCTGGAAATCCAGCATGGAGTGCGAAGCCTGGAGTTTCAGGTAGTTTGCATTCAGTTTGCTGATGGGATTTGCTCATCAAACACTCTATGTGGTGCTTCAGTTTTTATGCTTCCGCCTCTGTTTTAATAGCATTTACAGTAATGTTTTCTTTAAAGCAATCATCATGTGCTGTCAGAGAACTCAGAAAATCTCCATTGTTATTGTATCCCTTTTGGATTCTTTGATGAGATTCACCTAATGACTTCTGCCAGCAAACTCAAAAATCGTAGATGAAATACAGAGATTTGGGCAAAAAtggatcttttatttttcttgtataaTAATAAGTCGGTCATT
The nucleotide sequence above comes from Sesamum indicum cultivar Zhongzhi No. 13 linkage group LG11, S_indicum_v1.0, whole genome shotgun sequence. Encoded proteins:
- the LOC105174502 gene encoding uncharacterized protein LOC105174502 isoform X2, producing the protein MEGGKQSGSSFASDLFGAKDSSTAASSSGIFGSIFPPPPKVMGQESVRSSEADKKNDSGNPAWSAKPGVSDNKAVGGEGQSQDTTSKAISSYFQEEKVQPFHYSSSIYYGGQDVYSRPQSAQNTTVRRF